A genomic segment from Bacteroidales bacterium encodes:
- a CDS encoding helix-hairpin-helix domain-containing protein: MTSFIKYCRIIFFLFFIFSFSICFSQENEIENRIENIAENSESDLDYSTLLENLEFLKEHPLNINTATEEELKELFLLNSLQINNLINHIKTNGKLISLYELQSIDGFDNATIIKILPYIKIDSCSLLKLNFKDIFSKGENEFFFRSQRIIEQQKGFSPVTYSAYKENPNSRYLGNPFRIYSRYCYKYNNKINFGITAEKDAGEEFLKGSQKNGFDFYSAHLFLKNYGLLKTLAIGDYQADFGQGLVLNSGFSVGKSSDAINIINNPVGIKSYTGTDENNFFRGIATTLEYKNFKFSTLYSCKKRDANIVAVDSSDFKPEIISSLQQTGLHTIPNEFFDKDAVKEIICGTNLTFENKKMSVGITALNSLLSDFLQKTPHPYNQFEFSGRNNFIIGSDYNFSFRNFMFSGEIARSKNGGVAYLNSVIVAIDRQISFALLQRNYQRNFQNLYGKSFGENTMKANEKGIYSGIIFNPLKNINISAYYDIFSFPWLKYQVDAPSQGYDYFVQIEFVPSKKVDMYFYYKEKSKATNVTDYYIDYTENYRKQNYRYNISYRISPSLSLKNRLEYIVYKIQNQIKYGYLLSQDISYTSFKGRYSVSFRFALFDADDYDTRIYSYENDVLYSYSLPSYFYKGYRTYINFSYKINRNFELWLRYARTTYSNKNIIGSGLTEIDGNTKSEIKIQMRIKF, from the coding sequence ATGACATCATTTATTAAATATTGCCGCATAATATTTTTTTTATTTTTTATTTTTTCATTTTCTATTTGTTTTTCGCAGGAAAATGAAATTGAAAATAGAATTGAAAATATTGCCGAAAATTCCGAATCCGATTTGGATTATTCTACTCTTCTCGAAAATCTTGAATTTTTAAAAGAACACCCATTGAATATAAATACCGCTACAGAAGAAGAATTGAAAGAATTGTTCTTGCTTAATAGTTTGCAAATAAATAATCTCATAAATCATATCAAAACCAACGGCAAGCTTATTTCACTTTACGAACTTCAAAGCATTGACGGATTTGATAACGCAACAATAATAAAAATTCTTCCATACATAAAAATTGATTCCTGTTCTTTATTAAAACTTAATTTTAAAGACATTTTCAGTAAAGGCGAAAATGAATTTTTCTTTCGCTCTCAAAGAATTATTGAACAACAAAAAGGATTCAGTCCAGTAACTTATTCAGCATATAAAGAAAATCCAAACTCAAGATATTTGGGCAATCCGTTTCGTATATACTCTCGTTATTGCTATAAATATAATAATAAAATTAATTTTGGAATCACTGCTGAAAAAGATGCCGGTGAAGAATTTTTAAAAGGTTCTCAAAAAAACGGATTTGATTTTTATTCTGCTCATTTGTTTTTGAAAAATTATGGATTATTAAAAACTCTTGCTATTGGAGATTATCAAGCAGATTTTGGACAGGGACTTGTTTTGAATTCAGGATTCTCTGTGGGCAAATCTTCTGATGCAATAAATATAATAAATAATCCGGTTGGTATAAAATCATACACTGGCACTGACGAAAACAATTTCTTTCGGGGAATTGCCACAACATTGGAATATAAAAATTTTAAATTTTCCACATTATATTCCTGTAAAAAACGCGATGCGAACATAGTTGCTGTTGACAGTTCTGATTTTAAACCCGAAATAATTTCTTCACTTCAGCAAACAGGCTTGCATACTATACCAAATGAGTTTTTCGATAAAGATGCAGTTAAAGAAATTATTTGCGGAACAAATTTAACTTTTGAAAACAAAAAAATGTCAGTTGGAATAACAGCATTAAACTCATTACTCAGCGACTTTTTGCAAAAGACACCTCACCCATATAACCAATTTGAATTTAGTGGAAGAAACAATTTTATAATCGGAAGTGATTATAATTTTTCATTTAGAAATTTCATGTTTTCGGGTGAAATTGCAAGAAGCAAAAATGGTGGAGTTGCTTATCTTAATTCTGTAATCGTAGCTATTGACCGACAAATTTCATTTGCATTGCTCCAAAGAAATTATCAAAGAAACTTTCAGAATCTATACGGAAAATCATTTGGAGAAAACACCATGAAAGCAAATGAAAAAGGAATATACTCGGGAATAATTTTTAATCCGCTAAAAAATATTAACATATCGGCATATTATGATATTTTTTCTTTTCCATGGCTGAAATATCAGGTTGACGCACCATCACAAGGTTATGACTATTTCGTACAAATAGAATTTGTTCCTTCAAAAAAAGTTGATATGTATTTTTATTATAAAGAAAAAAGCAAAGCAACAAATGTTACGGACTATTACATTGACTATACCGAAAATTATCGTAAACAAAATTATAGATATAATATTTCATATCGAATCTCACCTTCGCTTTCATTAAAAAACAGATTAGAATATATTGTTTATAAAATTCAAAATCAAATTAAATACGGTTATCTTTTATCTCAGGACATTTCATACACATCTTTCAAAGGCCGGTATTCAGTATCATTCCGCTTCGCATTATTTGATGCCGATGATTATGATACAAGAATATATTCTTACGAAAACGATGTTCTTTATTCGTATTCACTGCCATCATATTTTTATAAAGGATACAGAACATACATAAATTTTTCATACAAAATAAACAGAAATTTTGAATTGTGGCTGAGATATGCACGAACAACATATTCAAATAAAAACATTATCGGAAGCGGCTTAACAGAAATTGATGGAAATACAAAATCGGAAATAAAAATACAGATGAGGATAAAATTTTAA
- a CDS encoding GxxExxY protein encodes MEINKITGTIIGCAIEIHRTLGPGLLESAYEECLFFELQKASLYVERQKPVPVVYKEIKLECGYRIDLLVEKVVVVELKTVDVFNPVHEAQILTYMKFSNKQIGLLINFNVTMLKNGIKRFKK; translated from the coding sequence ATGGAAATTAATAAAATAACAGGAACAATTATTGGTTGTGCTATAGAAATACACAGGACATTGGGTCCAGGATTATTAGAATCTGCTTATGAAGAATGTTTATTTTTTGAATTACAAAAAGCAAGTTTGTATGTTGAAAGACAAAAACCGGTTCCCGTTGTTTATAAGGAAATAAAATTAGAATGCGGCTATAGGATAGATTTATTAGTTGAAAAAGTGGTGGTGGTTGAGTTAAAAACAGTAGATGTTTTTAATCCTGTGCACGAAGCTCAAATTCTGACTTACATGAAGTTCTCTAATAAACAAATTGGTCTTTTAATCAATTTTAATGTGACAATGCTAAAAAATGGAATCAAAAGATTTAAGAAATAG
- a CDS encoding nucleotidyltransferase domain-containing protein produces the protein MFTQQTAINTVQSFAKEVKNSGLHLKKVILFGSYAKNKQHQYSDIDVAMVADEFVGIGFNDIQLFVNTLTNYIYIQPKTYPTAYFKAGDPFIAEIKKYGIEIKI, from the coding sequence ATGTTTACTCAGCAAACTGCAATAAACACGGTTCAGTCATTTGCAAAAGAGGTTAAAAACTCCGGATTACATTTAAAAAAAGTGATACTGTTCGGTTCTTATGCAAAAAATAAACAACATCAATATTCTGATATTGATGTTGCCATGGTTGCCGATGAATTTGTTGGCATAGGTTTCAATGACATTCAATTATTCGTTAATACATTGACAAATTATATCTATATACAACCAAAAACTTATCCTACAGCTTATTTTAAAGCAGGCGACCCTTTTATCGCTGAAATAAAAAAATACGGCATTGAAATAAAAATATAA
- a CDS encoding hydroxymethylglutaryl-CoA synthase, producing MVGIVGYGTQIPRYRIKVEEIAKVWGADAPSYKRGLNLNEKSVPAPDEDCATLAVNAAQNAIIRAGINPQELGAVYVGSESHPYAVKPTGTIVSEALGACPYVHTADFEFACKAGTEAMFVALHLVKSGVVKYALGIGADTSQGAPGDALEYSAAAGAAAYVMGADKIVAELIDTHCYMTDTPDFWRREHAHYPEHGGRFTGEPSYMKHVSGAVNAILEKTKMKPEDFNYMIFHQPNGKFPVQMALKLGFKEPQFRHGLLTPTLGNTYSGSSPLGLAATLDEAKPNELILIVSYGSGAGSDAFIFKTTERLNEVRNMVPKVRKQLDEHKLYLEYGQYAKFRRKILKPE from the coding sequence ATGGTAGGAATAGTGGGATATGGAACGCAAATTCCACGTTACAGGATAAAGGTAGAGGAAATAGCAAAAGTTTGGGGTGCCGATGCTCCGTCATACAAGCGGGGATTGAACCTAAACGAAAAATCTGTTCCTGCTCCTGACGAAGATTGTGCAACGCTTGCAGTTAATGCAGCGCAAAATGCAATTATAAGAGCCGGTATAAATCCTCAGGAACTTGGTGCTGTATACGTAGGAAGCGAATCTCATCCTTATGCAGTAAAACCAACCGGAACTATAGTTTCGGAAGCACTTGGGGCTTGTCCTTATGTGCACACGGCAGATTTTGAATTTGCCTGCAAAGCAGGAACAGAAGCAATGTTTGTTGCTCTGCATCTTGTAAAATCCGGTGTAGTGAAATATGCACTCGGTATCGGTGCCGACACATCACAGGGAGCTCCCGGTGATGCACTAGAATATTCTGCAGCAGCAGGTGCCGCAGCTTATGTTATGGGCGCTGATAAAATAGTTGCAGAACTGATAGACACACATTGTTATATGACCGACACTCCTGATTTTTGGCGTCGCGAGCATGCTCATTATCCTGAGCATGGCGGACGATTCACAGGTGAACCGTCATATATGAAACATGTTTCAGGTGCAGTGAATGCAATTTTGGAAAAAACAAAAATGAAACCCGAAGATTTCAATTACATGATATTTCACCAGCCGAATGGAAAATTTCCTGTGCAAATGGCGTTAAAGCTTGGTTTCAAAGAACCTCAATTCCGTCATGGACTTTTAACTCCAACACTCGGAAATACATATTCAGGTTCTTCTCCACTCGGATTAGCAGCCACGCTTGATGAAGCAAAACCAAACGAGCTTATTCTCATTGTTTCTTACGGTTCAGGTGCAGGCAGCGATGCTTTCATCTTTAAAACCACTGAAAGATTAAACGAAGTTCGTAACATGGTTCCGAAAGTAAGAAAACAATTAGATGAACATAAATTATATCTTGAATACGGTCAATATGCCAAATTCAGACGTAAAATACTTAAACCAGA
- a CDS encoding GxxExxY protein: protein MDIEEIFKKVLDCSFQVHSALGPGLLESAYEECMYYELAQSGLKVDKQKPLPLVYKEVKLETGYRVDLFVENSVIVEIKSVDSLCDIHMAQILTYLKLSECKLGLLVNFNVRHLKDGIKRIIFNP from the coding sequence ATGGATATAGAAGAAATTTTTAAAAAAGTATTGGATTGTTCTTTTCAGGTTCATTCAGCATTAGGTCCCGGTTTGCTTGAAAGTGCTTATGAAGAATGTATGTATTATGAACTTGCGCAATCAGGACTAAAAGTTGACAAACAGAAACCTTTACCACTCGTTTATAAAGAGGTTAAGCTCGAGACAGGATACAGGGTTGATTTATTTGTAGAAAACAGTGTGATAGTCGAAATAAAATCAGTTGATTCATTATGTGATATACACATGGCACAAATACTCACTTACTTAAAACTATCCGAATGTAAACTTGGATTGTTAGTAAATTTTAATGTAAGACATTTAAAAGACGGTATAAAGCGAATAATTTTTAATCCTTAG
- a CDS encoding enoyl-CoA hydratase-related protein: protein MNNYKTIEFEINDRVGTLWLNRPDVHNAFNDVMLAEIVDCIGAINDSNDVVCLIIRGKGKSFCAGVDLNWMRDVAKNSYEQNYNESLNLAKCFYTIYTCKKPTIAIIHGVSLGGSNGILSACDFAYCSDEATFSLSEVKIGIIPACIGPYVIKRVGEFGARDLMISGKRIKGKEAEYYRLVNKSLPPEKLDEYVNSAVELLKTSGPEAMTQCKNLIFNISNNLTFEQAQEYTAKMIADIRASEEGQEGMAAFLEKRKPKWVV from the coding sequence ATGAATAATTATAAGACAATAGAATTTGAAATTAACGACCGCGTTGGAACTCTGTGGTTGAATCGCCCCGATGTTCATAATGCTTTCAACGATGTGATGCTTGCTGAAATAGTTGATTGTATTGGAGCAATAAATGACAGCAATGATGTTGTATGTTTGATTATAAGAGGCAAAGGAAAATCATTTTGTGCAGGTGTGGATTTAAACTGGATGCGTGATGTTGCAAAAAACAGTTATGAGCAAAATTATAACGAGAGTTTGAACCTGGCAAAATGTTTTTACACAATTTACACTTGTAAAAAGCCTACTATTGCTATTATTCATGGAGTATCTCTCGGCGGCTCAAACGGAATTTTATCGGCTTGTGATTTTGCTTATTGTTCCGATGAAGCTACATTTTCGTTGAGTGAAGTAAAAATAGGAATTATTCCTGCGTGCATTGGTCCTTATGTTATTAAAAGAGTCGGCGAGTTTGGTGCAAGAGATTTAATGATTTCTGGAAAAAGAATAAAAGGAAAAGAAGCAGAATATTACCGGTTGGTGAATAAATCTCTTCCTCCTGAAAAGCTTGATGAGTACGTTAATTCAGCTGTTGAATTGCTGAAAACAAGTGGACCCGAAGCGATGACGCAATGTAAAAATTTAATTTTCAATATTTCAAATAATCTTACATTTGAGCAAGCACAGGAATATACAGCAAAAATGATAGCAGACATAAGAGCATCCGAAGAAGGACAGGAAGGAATGGCAGCATTTCTGGAAAAAAGAAAACCGAAATGGGTTGTTTAG
- a CDS encoding carboxyl transferase domain-containing protein: MYKLETKINVNSEEFKKNKEAFLAILNKYKETLREIKKGGSADAVEKHKKRGKLLARERIDLLLDPNTPFLELSSLASYGMYDNQFPCAGIVTGIGVIHGKETVIVANDATVKGGTYVKESIKKHVRAQEIAMENNLPCVYLVDSGGVFLPEQANVFPDKYHFGRFFYNQAKLSAMGIPQLSIVMGSCTAGGAYVPAMSDETIIVKKQGTIFIGGPPLVKAATGEEVTAEELGGADVHTSISGVSDHFAENDSHAIQICRNIFETLRVKEKQTIELSPIEEPAYPPEELYGIAPVDFKKAIDSREIIMRIVDGSRFHEFKARYAPTIVTGFANIMGFPVGIISNNGVLFSETSLKAAHFIELCTIRKIPLLFLQNITGFIVGKEYERGGIASDGAKLVHAVANANVPKFTVIFGGSFGAGNYAMAGRAYDPRLLFMWPNAKISVMGGEQAAGVLVQVKQEQLAAKGKTLPKEEEAALRKSILEKYEAEGSAYFSTSRLWDDGIIDPVDTRKIIAMGIAMSLNQKFPEHRYGVFRM, encoded by the coding sequence TTGTATAAATTAGAAACGAAAATCAACGTAAATTCTGAGGAATTTAAGAAAAACAAAGAAGCATTTTTAGCTATATTGAATAAATATAAAGAAACTCTCAGAGAAATAAAAAAGGGTGGCTCTGCGGATGCAGTGGAAAAACATAAAAAAAGAGGGAAATTGTTGGCAAGAGAACGTATTGACTTGCTTCTCGACCCAAACACACCCTTTCTTGAATTATCATCATTGGCATCGTATGGTATGTATGATAACCAGTTTCCATGCGCAGGTATTGTTACCGGAATAGGAGTAATACATGGAAAAGAAACGGTTATTGTTGCAAATGATGCTACAGTTAAAGGAGGAACTTATGTTAAAGAGTCCATTAAAAAGCATGTGCGTGCACAGGAAATTGCAATGGAAAATAATTTACCATGTGTTTATCTTGTGGATTCCGGTGGAGTGTTTCTTCCTGAACAAGCAAATGTTTTTCCCGACAAATATCATTTCGGAAGGTTTTTCTATAATCAGGCAAAGCTCTCTGCTATGGGCATTCCGCAGCTTTCAATAGTTATGGGTTCGTGTACGGCAGGAGGAGCTTATGTTCCGGCAATGAGTGATGAAACAATAATTGTAAAAAAACAGGGAACAATATTTATCGGCGGTCCGCCTTTGGTGAAGGCAGCAACAGGCGAAGAAGTTACTGCGGAAGAACTCGGCGGTGCCGATGTTCATACTTCTATTTCGGGAGTTTCCGATCATTTTGCCGAAAACGATTCACACGCAATTCAGATTTGCAGAAATATTTTCGAAACTCTCAGAGTAAAGGAAAAGCAGACGATAGAACTTTCCCCAATAGAAGAACCGGCATATCCCCCTGAAGAATTATACGGCATAGCACCCGTTGATTTTAAAAAGGCAATTGACTCAAGAGAAATAATAATGCGAATAGTTGACGGAAGCAGATTTCATGAATTCAAGGCACGATATGCCCCGACAATAGTTACAGGTTTTGCAAATATAATGGGGTTCCCTGTGGGAATAATTTCAAATAACGGTGTTTTATTTTCTGAAACATCATTGAAGGCAGCTCATTTCATAGAGTTATGCACGATAAGAAAAATACCATTACTATTTCTTCAGAATATTACCGGCTTTATAGTTGGCAAGGAATATGAAAGAGGAGGAATAGCAAGCGACGGAGCGAAGTTAGTACACGCAGTGGCAAATGCAAATGTTCCTAAGTTTACTGTAATATTTGGTGGTTCATTTGGTGCAGGCAATTACGCAATGGCAGGAAGAGCTTATGACCCGCGACTTCTATTTATGTGGCCCAATGCAAAAATTTCGGTTATGGGTGGCGAACAGGCAGCAGGAGTTTTAGTGCAGGTAAAGCAGGAACAACTTGCTGCAAAAGGAAAAACATTGCCAAAAGAAGAAGAGGCAGCATTAAGAAAAAGCATTCTCGAAAAATATGAAGCAGAAGGCTCGGCATATTTCAGCACTTCACGTTTGTGGGACGATGGAATAATAGACCCTGTGGATACAAGAAAAATTATTGCGATGGGAATTGCAATGTCGTTAAATCAAAAATTCCCTGAACATAGATATGGAGTGTTTAGAATGTAA
- a CDS encoding acetyl-CoA carboxylase biotin carboxylase subunit, with the protein MKLFNKILIANRGEIAIRVAKSARALGIKTVMVYSEVEADALHVKSGDESYCLGRVELHDTYLNIKKIIDVALKSKCDGIHPGYGFLAENSLFVKACEDAGITFIGPNIKAMKIMGNKIEAREFAKKIKIPMTEGVTGDAVTLLKAGKTIPYPLLIKAAAGGGGKGMRIVYNDKELENAIESTSREAKSYFGDGAVYIEKFIEEPRHIEIQIIGDNFGNVVHLFERECSIQRRYQKIIEESPSPTLTDAVRQKMGETAVKIGKEIGYNNAGTIEFLVDKNQNYYFLEMNTRVQVEHPVTEMVTGIDIVREQILVAAGNPLSFKQEDIKQTGHAIECRVYAEDPENNFMPSPGKMTYYKEPSGEGVRIDTGIESATVIESFFDPMLSKLIVWGVDRENARKKMQSALKDYIVHGIKTNVSYLINLLQHDAYIKNTISTKFCEEYKDEMLSSCELNKNCIPSHIPLISYLIYSLNIKEKTQENIWNTIGYWRDVMKFGIDFEGKEITVFINSEENNKYEFEIEGKKYFVFVIRIIDGKIDTVINNDVCTTYVSVGSKGEAHISCDGNIFNAIRKDVLVKEDVFSGASGGHAEDTNHIFSPMPGKVIKLNVKDKDKVKKGEIMLVVEAMKMENNIIAPKDAQIEKINTSVGEMVDSSKPLIIFEESK; encoded by the coding sequence ATGAAATTATTCAATAAAATATTAATTGCAAACAGAGGCGAAATAGCTATCAGAGTTGCTAAATCAGCAAGAGCATTAGGAATAAAAACCGTGATGGTTTATTCCGAAGTTGAAGCAGACGCACTACATGTTAAATCGGGCGACGAATCATATTGTCTCGGAAGAGTTGAATTGCATGACACTTATCTTAACATTAAAAAAATTATTGATGTTGCTTTAAAATCCAAATGTGATGGTATACATCCGGGTTATGGGTTTCTTGCGGAGAATTCTCTTTTTGTAAAAGCGTGCGAAGATGCAGGAATTACTTTCATCGGACCTAATATAAAAGCGATGAAAATTATGGGAAATAAAATAGAGGCAAGGGAATTTGCAAAGAAAATCAAAATCCCGATGACGGAAGGTGTTACCGGTGATGCAGTTACATTGCTTAAAGCAGGAAAGACAATACCATATCCATTGCTTATTAAAGCAGCAGCAGGTGGTGGAGGAAAAGGAATGAGAATAGTATATAATGATAAAGAACTTGAAAATGCGATAGAATCAACAAGTCGCGAAGCAAAATCATATTTCGGCGATGGGGCGGTTTATATTGAAAAATTTATTGAAGAACCTCGTCATATTGAAATACAAATAATCGGTGATAACTTTGGAAATGTAGTTCATCTTTTTGAAAGAGAATGTTCCATTCAGAGAAGATACCAGAAAATCATAGAAGAATCTCCTTCACCAACATTGACTGATGCGGTGAGACAGAAGATGGGCGAAACAGCAGTGAAAATCGGAAAGGAAATTGGCTATAACAATGCGGGCACAATAGAATTTCTCGTTGACAAAAATCAGAATTATTATTTTCTTGAAATGAACACGCGCGTTCAGGTTGAGCATCCGGTTACGGAAATGGTTACCGGCATTGACATTGTGAGAGAACAAATATTAGTTGCTGCCGGAAATCCGCTTTCATTCAAACAGGAAGACATCAAACAAACCGGTCATGCAATAGAATGTCGTGTATATGCCGAAGACCCTGAAAATAATTTTATGCCTTCTCCCGGAAAAATGACATATTACAAAGAACCTTCAGGCGAAGGAGTGAGGATTGATACCGGTATTGAAAGTGCAACTGTTATTGAAAGTTTTTTTGACCCAATGCTCAGTAAGCTTATTGTTTGGGGTGTTGACAGGGAAAATGCCCGAAAAAAAATGCAATCAGCTCTTAAAGATTATATTGTTCATGGAATAAAAACAAATGTTTCATACCTTATTAACTTGCTTCAACACGATGCGTATATCAAAAACACAATATCTACAAAGTTTTGCGAAGAGTATAAAGATGAAATGCTTTCTTCATGCGAATTAAACAAAAACTGCATTCCGTCACATATTCCACTTATTTCTTATCTCATATACAGTTTAAATATAAAAGAGAAAACTCAGGAGAATATATGGAACACTATAGGATATTGGCGAGATGTAATGAAATTCGGAATTGATTTCGAAGGAAAGGAAATTACAGTATTCATTAACAGTGAAGAAAACAACAAATATGAATTTGAAATAGAAGGTAAAAAATATTTTGTTTTCGTCATAAGGATTATTGACGGGAAAATAGATACGGTTATTAACAATGATGTTTGTACAACTTATGTTTCCGTAGGTTCAAAAGGTGAAGCTCATATTTCCTGCGACGGTAATATTTTCAATGCGATACGTAAAGATGTTCTTGTAAAAGAAGATGTTTTTTCGGGAGCAAGCGGCGGACATGCCGAAGATACAAATCACATTTTTTCACCTATGCCCGGAAAAGTAATCAAACTTAATGTTAAGGATAAAGACAAAGTTAAAAAAGGAGAAATCATGCTTGTTGTGGAAGCAATGAAAATGGAAAACAATATTATTGCCCCAAAAGATGCTCAAATAGAAAAAATAAACACATCAGTAGGCGAAATGGTTGATAGCAGTAAACCTCTTATTATTTTTGAAGAAAGTAAATAG
- a CDS encoding T9SS type A sorting domain-containing protein produces the protein MKQHFLIFIMFVATATVTKAQTNPVPFDLSTGDYSLTEWAGDSPAETYPNNIIFHRFNTVSPDTNTIAAGDWVCGYNLASRARIMGKGINGFSFLNTSSAQYDNCLSGSASLNTYVGEAVLALNTLNRTSIQVEWKGIMHSAFTYSTGSTGQNRFFSIQLQYRIGDTGNFHSLSQPSVFTSDSTSTSYKHKEHIDTIGPVLLPDTCNNKPLIQLRWLYYQSIAGYGSRPELGVDDIFITSQSNAYTDINKNNISKIININPNPCNGVFEIASEEILSNIIIYDMMGKIIFNATKSDNHFSVDISSFPKGTYFIKMKFKKNEDRVVKQIILK, from the coding sequence ATGAAACAACATTTTTTAATTTTCATTATGTTTGTTGCAACAGCAACAGTTACGAAAGCACAAACAAATCCGGTTCCTTTTGATTTAAGCACAGGAGATTATTCTTTAACCGAATGGGCAGGAGATTCACCTGCGGAAACGTATCCCAACAATATTATTTTTCACAGATTCAACACCGTGTCTCCCGATACAAATACAATAGCTGCGGGAGATTGGGTATGCGGATATAACTTAGCCAGCAGAGCAAGAATAATGGGTAAAGGCATTAATGGGTTTAGTTTTTTAAACACAAGCTCGGCTCAATATGATAATTGTTTATCTGGAAGCGCCTCATTAAATACTTATGTTGGAGAAGCAGTTCTCGCTTTAAATACGCTTAACCGCACCTCCATTCAGGTGGAATGGAAAGGAATAATGCATTCTGCATTCACTTATAGCACTGGTTCAACAGGACAAAACAGATTTTTCAGCATACAACTTCAATACCGAATAGGTGATACGGGAAATTTTCATTCTCTTTCGCAACCAAGTGTTTTTACAAGCGACTCCACATCCACTTCATACAAACACAAAGAGCATATTGATACTATTGGTCCTGTTTTATTGCCTGACACTTGCAATAACAAACCATTAATACAATTACGATGGCTCTACTATCAAAGTATTGCCGGCTATGGCAGCAGACCTGAACTTGGTGTTGATGATATTTTTATCACAAGCCAAAGCAATGCTTACACTGACATTAATAAAAATAATATTTCAAAAATTATAAATATAAACCCTAATCCATGTAATGGTGTTTTTGAAATTGCTTCCGAAGAAATTTTATCAAATATTATAATTTATGACATGATGGGAAAAATAATTTTTAATGCAACCAAATCCGATAATCATTTCTCTGTTGACATCAGCTCATTTCCAAAAGGAACATATTTTATTAAAATGAAATTCAAAAAAAACGAAGATAGAGTGGTGAAGCAAATAATATTAAAATAA